Proteins encoded together in one Lathyrus oleraceus cultivar Zhongwan6 chromosome 5, CAAS_Psat_ZW6_1.0, whole genome shotgun sequence window:
- the LOC127081624 gene encoding uncharacterized protein LOC127081624 translates to MTYTELYPSLFQKGLVVPRPLGPPPDPLPPWYNPNAHCPFHEVRELVEKKILSFRDLGPNVKSNPLPAHETVNAIEEASNGDVIKDVANIKTPLLAFHARLVEAGLVSACHKDCEECAIHPEGCEMSLEITYRRKDIVQPINHLSPVVICMPSPFPYESTKSVPWKYDITVIDKESEEVRQEESSKVDGVEVTNITGTSQMTRSGRIYTPQFNVASQAPTKETTAAAPVRKKNMVQSNEDAEFLKIIKKSDYKVVDQLHQTPSKISILSLLMCSPAHRNALLKVLTQAHVTQDIMVGQFDGVVTNITACNILSFNGGEFPKEGQNQNRALHVSVKCQKDTLARVLVDTGSSLNVLPKRPLAKLAFQGSEMRPSALIVKTFDGSRRTVVGQVKLPILIGPHADEDSLETSFQALEIANATFVEVKESVEKVIPSFSSVKGTKITIENGSPEGWGQVIDISMKKDCFGLGYNPFAKEGASIPTKDCVRRIQEVFLSAGYVYGDQVNTVEEDTKDEDMTNQVYQYEATLTNWEAIEIPEVIPISK, encoded by the exons ATGACGTATACTGAGTTATATCCTTCTTTATTTCAAAAGGGGTTAGTGGTTCCTAGACCTTTGGGTCCACCTCCTGATCCTTTGCCTCCATGGTATAACCCAAATGCTCATTGCCCTTTCCATgagg TGCGAGAATTGGTGGAAAAGAAGATTCTTTCATTCAGAGACTTGGGGCCTAATGTCAAGAGTAATCCTTTGCCAGCACATGAAACTGTTAATGCAATTGAAGAAGCATCCAATGGTGATGTGATCAAAGATGTTGCAAATATCAAGACTCCTTTGCTAGCGTTCCATGCGAGACTAGTAGAAGCTGGTTTAGTTAGTGCTTGTCATAAAGATTGTGAAGAATGTGCCATTCATCCAGAAGGATGTGAGATG AGCCTTGAGATAACCTATAGAAGAAAAGATATTGTTCAGCCAATTAATCACCTATCACCCGTGGTTATCTGCATGCCTAGTCCTTTCCCCTATGAAAGTACTAAGTCAGTACCATGGAAATATGATATAACTGTCATTGACAAAGAGTCTGAAGAGGTTAGACAAGAGGAAAGTTCGAAGGTTGATGGTGTCGAAGTCACAAACATCACAGGGACGAGCCAAATGACTCGTAGTGGGCGGATTTACACTCCCCAGTTTAATGTGGCCTCTCAAGCACCAACCAAAGAAACTACAGCTGCAGCCCCTGTTAGGAAGAAAAATATGGTTCAATCCAATGAAGATGCTGAATTTTTAAAGATAATTAAAAAGAGTGATTACAAAGTAGTTGATCAACTGCACCAGACACCATCAAAAATTTCCATTTTGTCCTTGCTTATGTGTTCCCCAGCTCATAGGAATGCATTATTGAAAGTGCTAACGCAAGCCCACGTCACTCAAGATATAATGGTTGGCCAGTTTGATGGAGTGGTTACCAATATCACAGCTTGCAACATCCTGAGTTTCAATGGTGGAGAGTTTCCAAAGGAAGGACAAAATCAAAATCGCGCCTTGCATGTGTCAGTGAAGTGCCAAAAGGATACTCTAGCCAGAGTTTTAGTGGATACAGGGTCctccctcaatgttctaccaaagaggcCACTTGCCAAATTAGCTTTTCAAGGATCAGAAATGAGGCCTAGTGCACTGATTGTCAAAACATTTGATGGGTCCCGGAGGACTGTGGTTGGACAAGTGAAGTTACCAATTCTGATTGGGCCACAT GCTGATGAAGATTCcttggaaacttctttccaagctctgGAGATAGCCAACGCCACTTTTGTGGAAGTGAAGGAATCTGTGGAGAAAGTCATCCCATCATTTTCATCTGTGAAAGGTACAAAGATAACTATTGAGAATGGGAGTCCTGAAGGTTGGGGACAAGTTATTGACATCAGCATGAAGAAAGACTGTTTCGGTTTGGGGTACAATCCATTCGCTAAAGAAGGAGCCTCGATACCTACAAAGGATTGTGTGCGAAGAATTCAAGAAGTATTCCTCAGTGCAGGCTATGTCTATGGAGATCAAGTCAACACTGTTGAAGAAGACACTAAAGATGAAGACATGACAAATCAGGTGTATCAGTATGAAGCAACTTTGACCAATTGGGAAGCAATTGAGATTCCTGAAGTCATTCCTATATCAAAGTAA
- the LOC127081623 gene encoding uncharacterized protein LOC127081623, translating into MAEQEQELERVSSELEDLRGSMGQIMEILQVIGAKMDTQTTVISEIVGPTLEPQPVRTVPSTLFPFGLPYGFTPQPEVVPGVMKSTQQTVPLPLTTEAHPMVHTFASPTVHTRVQPYFEDQQHAPEISNEEEERHEDIKGTKENFQILEKRLRAMEGDQVFGAAAREMCLVSGLVIPAKFKTPDFDRYEGHTCPKSHLVIYYRKMVAHVEDDKLMIHFFQDSLKGAPSKRYLSLDQSRIRCF; encoded by the coding sequence ATGGCAGAACAAGAACAAGAGTTGGAAAGAGTCAGCTCAGAACTTGAGGACCTGCGAGGGAGCATGGGTCAGATCATGGAGATACTGCAAGTCATCGGAGCCAAGATGGACACACAAACAACAGTCATTTCAGAGATCGTTGGTCCAACGCTTGAACCCCAACCCGTAAGGACGGTACCTTCTACATTATTTCCTTTTGGTCTACCTTATGGCTTCACACCTCAACCTGAAGTAGTCCCCGGTGTAATGAAATCTACTCAACAGACTGTTCCTCTACCATTAACCACCGAGGCTCACCCTATGGTCCATACATTTGCATCACCGACTGTTCACACACGTGTGCAACCTTACTTCGAAGATCAACAACATGCTCCAGAAATTTCtaatgaagaagaagaaaggcaTGAAGATATAAAGGGTACTAAAGAGAATTTTCAGATTCTTGAGAAGAGACTAAGGGCAATGGAAGGTGACCAAGTCTTTGGTGCTGCTGCTAGGGAGATGTGCCTAGTATCTGGTCTTGTAATTCCTGCGAAATTCAAGACTCCTGACTTTGATAGGTACGAGGGTCATACATGTCCTAAGAGCCATCTTGTTATATACTACCGGAAAATGGTTGCCCATGTTGAGGACGATAAGCTCATGATCCACTTCTTTCAAGACAGTTTGAAGGGTGCCCCCTCTAAGCGGTACCTAAGCCTCGATCAGAGTCGTATCCGGTGTTTCTAA